A single window of Sneathia sanguinegens DNA harbors:
- a CDS encoding TetR/AcrR family transcriptional regulator — protein sequence MDKNVLKKRKDVIRKSMQLFYYQGYVNTGVNEILSVCKIPKGSFYYYFKNKDDLLKEVIDLHTEELLKVFDDIVDDLSMVKLRSFFSRYFSSVENNACHGGSLLGNLAIEMSDINEEIRNKIEDSYGKIEIRLMVFLQMISNTNSRYKHICPEIYSKILLNQMEGTMLKLKSSRNKDEIESFFKLFDHLMYKKMWE from the coding sequence ATGGATAAAAATGTTTTGAAAAAGAGAAAAGATGTAATAAGAAAAAGTATGCAACTTTTTTATTACCAAGGCTATGTTAATACTGGTGTAAATGAAATTTTATCTGTATGTAAAATACCGAAGGGCTCATTTTATTATTATTTTAAAAATAAGGATGATCTATTAAAGGAAGTAATAGATTTGCATACAGAAGAATTATTAAAAGTTTTTGACGATATAGTTGATGATTTATCTATGGTAAAATTACGAAGTTTTTTTTCAAGATATTTTAGTAGTGTAGAAAATAATGCCTGTCATGGTGGAAGTTTATTAGGAAATTTAGCTATAGAAATGTCAGATATTAATGAAGAAATAAGGAATAAAATAGAAGATTCTTATGGTAAAATAGAAATAAGATTAATGGTATTTTTACAAATGATTTCAAATACAAATAGTAGATATAAGCATATATGCCCAGAAATTTATTCAAAAATCTTATTGAATCAAATGGAAGGAACTATGTTAAAATTAAAATCTAGTAGAAATAAAGATGAAATAGAAAGTTTTTTTAAACTATTTGATCATTTGATGTATAAAAAAATGTGGGAATAG
- the acpS gene encoding holo-ACP synthase, which translates to MQVGIDMVKVSRIKEAIEKNENFKEKVFTLKEIEYCEKKKNKYESYAARFAAKEALAKALGTGFRNLRFKDIEIENDILGKPKINYKDFNIKVSLSHEKEYAIAIAIIEGDD; encoded by the coding sequence ATGCAAGTAGGTATAGATATGGTAAAAGTATCAAGAATAAAAGAAGCAATAGAAAAAAATGAAAATTTTAAAGAAAAAGTATTTACATTAAAAGAAATAGAATATTGTGAAAAGAAAAAAAATAAATATGAAAGTTATGCAGCACGTTTTGCAGCAAAAGAAGCATTAGCTAAGGCATTAGGTACTGGTTTTAGAAATTTGAGATTTAAAGATATTGAAATAGAAAATGATATTTTAGGTAAACCTAAGATAAACTATAAAGATTTTAATATAAAGGTTAGTTTATCTCATGAAAAAGAATATGCAATAGCTATAGCAATTATAGAAGGAGATGATTAA
- a CDS encoding C40 family peptidase produces the protein MKKHKLCVLFIMIFGFFSKIGYSARNNRQRNIEALIEKANHNRGEEPENFDEEYVHDEAFIQLKTKELKEKLSNAYEQIDNIILFESLMNAFGHWKGTKYRWGGDSKDGIDCSALTRRIYRAVFNGYELPRVSVDQIKRGKIVSKENLKPGDILFFRPRNSVNHTAVYVGNSLFINASSSNGVILSSLENSYWKQYFKFGVRVHAARER, from the coding sequence ATGAAAAAACATAAATTATGTGTATTATTTATTATGATTTTTGGCTTTTTTAGTAAAATTGGTTATTCTGCAAGAAATAATAGACAAAGAAATATAGAAGCATTAATTGAAAAAGCAAATCATAATAGGGGTGAAGAACCAGAAAATTTTGACGAAGAATATGTACATGACGAAGCTTTTATACAACTTAAAACAAAGGAATTAAAAGAAAAATTGAGTAATGCTTATGAACAAATAGATAATATAATTTTATTTGAAAGTCTTATGAATGCTTTTGGGCATTGGAAAGGCACAAAATATAGATGGGGTGGAGATTCAAAAGATGGCATAGACTGTTCAGCTCTTACAAGAAGAATCTATAGAGCAGTTTTTAATGGCTATGAATTACCTAGAGTTAGTGTTGATCAAATAAAAAGAGGAAAAATAGTAAGTAAGGAAAATTTAAAGCCAGGAGATATATTGTTTTTCAGACCTAGAAATAGTGTAAATCATACAGCTGTTTATGTAGGGAACTCTTTATTCATTAATGCTTCTTCTTCAAATGGTGTAATTCTTTCAAGTCTTGAAAATTCATATTGGAAACAATATTTTAAATTTGGAGTTAGAGTTCATGCTGCTCGTGAAAGATGA
- a CDS encoding TatD family hydrolase codes for MKLVDAHCHLNDEMYKDDLEQIIAEVKNEMEFVVCSGWDFDSSMKAIELANNNENIYATVGFHPTDISTMNKENLDIIEKLAKENPKIVGIGEIGLDYYWMKDPKEVQKKGFIEQIEMIRRIKKPIVIHTREALNDTIEILSSFKDVGGLLHCYPGSYEAVLPILDRYYVNVGGTLTFKNNRKTKELVEKLDIEKIILETDSPYLTPTPFRGKRNKPTMTTYVAQEIARIKNMSYEDVVDITTGNAIRAYGLEKYLCK; via the coding sequence ATGAAATTAGTGGATGCACATTGTCATTTGAATGATGAAATGTATAAGGATGATTTGGAACAAATAATAGCTGAAGTGAAAAATGAAATGGAATTTGTTGTTTGTTCTGGTTGGGATTTTGATAGCTCAATGAAGGCTATTGAATTAGCAAACAATAATGAAAATATTTATGCAACAGTAGGCTTTCATCCAACAGATATTTCTACAATGAATAAGGAAAATTTAGATATTATTGAAAAATTAGCCAAGGAAAATCCTAAAATCGTAGGTATAGGAGAAATAGGTTTGGATTATTATTGGATGAAAGATCCAAAAGAAGTTCAAAAAAAAGGCTTTATTGAACAAATTGAAATGATAAGAAGAATAAAAAAACCAATAGTTATACATACAAGAGAAGCACTTAATGATACTATAGAAATATTAAGTTCATTTAAAGATGTTGGTGGTTTATTACATTGTTATCCAGGTTCTTATGAAGCTGTATTACCAATTTTAGATAGATATTATGTAAATGTTGGTGGGACATTAACCTTTAAAAATAATAGAAAAACAAAGGAATTGGTTGAAAAATTAGATATAGAAAAAATTATTTTAGAAACAGATAGCCCATATTTAACACCTACACCTTTTAGAGGGAAAAGAAACAAGCCTACAATGACTACATATGTAGCACAAGAAATTGCTAGAATAAAAAATATGTCTTATGAAGATGTTGTTGATATTACAACGGGAAATGCAATTAGGGCCTATGGTTTGGAGAAATATTTATGCAAGTAG
- the dtd gene encoding D-aminoacyl-tRNA deacylase, with translation MKLIIQRVDYATVNINNDETRKIGKGLLVYLGVKKGEDEKILEKAVSKLLKLRFFENEEGKLKLNIQDVDGEILLISNFSLYAKAEKGTTLSFDNCANKEEAKQIYDKFLKILRDKYTKVTTGEFRTTMLINSLSNGPVNVILDL, from the coding sequence ATGAAATTAATAATACAAAGAGTTGATTATGCAACTGTAAATATTAATAATGATGAAACAAGAAAAATTGGTAAAGGTTTACTTGTATATTTGGGAGTAAAAAAAGGCGAAGATGAAAAAATACTTGAAAAAGCAGTTTCAAAATTATTAAAACTTAGATTCTTTGAAAATGAAGAAGGGAAATTAAAATTAAATATTCAAGATGTAGATGGAGAAATACTTTTAATTTCTAACTTTTCACTTTATGCAAAAGCAGAAAAGGGAACAACTCTTAGTTTTGATAATTGTGCTAATAAAGAAGAAGCAAAACAAATATATGATAAATTTTTAAAAATTTTAAGGGATAAATATACTAAAGTTACTACAGGTGAATTTAGGACGACTATGTTAATTAATTCGTTATCAAATGGCCCAGTTAATGTAATACTAGACCTTTAG
- the brnQ gene encoding branched-chain amino acid transport system II carrier protein, with amino-acid sequence MKDLKKTVILGFALFAMFFGAGNVFLPSYIGIKVGNNLLISIIGFLLTAVGLPLLGLLVVIKNKGEYMKVFAPLGSKIANIFLFISFMLIGPILAMPRLASTSYEMGILPIFPNANRLVVTALFFLIALILSINKSRVVERIGEYLTPLLILTLVILIFVGIISVKGDNETVIVARPFIFSFIEGYNTLDAIASVIFAKMIYDTVKNEENPMKISIRASLIAAICLAFVYSGLIYLGNRIVVESGKHLSRTTLILEITKKLLGIYGIYILTIIVLLACITTAIGLISSVSNYLAGRFSYKILAIVITAIAFIISQLEVDSIIALSAPILSIFYPVLIFLLFFSLLKRK; translated from the coding sequence ATGAAAGATTTAAAAAAAACTGTAATACTAGGTTTTGCTCTTTTTGCAATGTTTTTTGGAGCTGGGAATGTATTTTTACCAAGTTATATAGGAATTAAGGTAGGAAATAATTTATTAATATCTATTATTGGATTTCTTTTAACGGCAGTAGGTCTTCCATTACTTGGTTTATTAGTAGTTATTAAAAATAAGGGCGAATATATGAAAGTATTTGCACCTTTAGGTTCAAAAATAGCTAATATATTTTTATTTATTTCATTTATGTTAATAGGACCTATACTTGCCATGCCAAGATTAGCTTCTACAAGTTATGAAATGGGAATTTTACCTATTTTTCCTAATGCAAATAGATTAGTTGTTACGGCACTATTTTTTTTAATAGCTTTAATATTGAGTATTAATAAAAGTAGAGTGGTTGAAAGAATAGGAGAATATTTAACTCCCTTATTAATATTAACCCTTGTTATATTAATATTTGTGGGTATAATATCAGTAAAAGGAGATAATGAGACAGTTATAGTAGCAAGACCTTTTATTTTTTCATTTATAGAAGGTTATAATACTTTGGATGCAATAGCTTCAGTAATTTTTGCAAAAATGATTTATGATACGGTGAAAAATGAAGAAAATCCTATGAAAATTTCAATAAGGGCTAGTTTGATTGCAGCAATATGCTTAGCTTTTGTTTATTCAGGTTTAATATATCTAGGAAATAGAATAGTTGTAGAAAGTGGAAAACATTTATCAAGAACAACCTTGATTTTAGAAATTACAAAAAAATTATTAGGAATATATGGAATATATATATTAACAATAATAGTATTGTTAGCGTGTATTACAACAGCAATAGGATTAATTTCATCAGTTAGCAATTATTTAGCGGGTAGATTTTCATACAAAATTTTAGCTATAGTTATTACAGCGATAGCATTTATAATTTCACAGTTAGAAGTAGATAGTATTATAGCATTATCTGCACCAATTTTATCAATCTTCTATCCAGTATTAATATTTTTATTATTTTTTAGTTTATTAAAAAGAAAGTGA
- the gltS gene encoding sodium/glutamate symporter: MLIFNLDMIQSIGLAILLLLIGRKFRKRFKILEKYCIPSPVVGGLLFAILTLILRQLNILEFKFDDILQKFFMTMFFTSVGFNASLKVLKKGGIQVFIFLIVSVGLIFVQNIVPIVFATNLGLNKAVALMAGSTALTGGHGTAAAISQSINSNIAASVAIAAATFGLIAGSMIGGPISRHLIEKYNLLDKYISIDDKEKIDHDESFFEQEKATSLNGEKFVRAFFAILLAMAVGTILNYFFKMCGLKHLPYYLGPMFVASIIRNITDAVDSFVNSPMQEIKIVENISLNIFLSMALMSLRLWELINLAIPIAILLIVQTIITALYTRYITFYVMGANYDAAVIVAGHCGFGMGATPNGITNMETICDKYKYSKLAFFTVPIVGALFIDFFNVAIITGFISYIK; this comes from the coding sequence ATGCTAATTTTTAATTTGGATATGATCCAATCTATAGGACTTGCGATACTTTTACTTTTAATTGGTCGTAAGTTTAGAAAAAGATTTAAAATATTAGAAAAATATTGTATTCCATCACCAGTAGTTGGAGGATTATTATTTGCAATTTTAACACTGATACTTAGACAATTAAATATTTTAGAGTTTAAGTTTGATGATATTTTGCAAAAGTTTTTTATGACTATGTTTTTTACAAGTGTAGGGTTCAATGCTAGCTTGAAAGTTTTAAAAAAAGGTGGTATACAAGTTTTTATTTTTTTAATAGTTTCTGTAGGACTTATTTTTGTACAAAATATAGTTCCAATAGTATTTGCTACTAATTTAGGATTAAATAAAGCTGTAGCTCTTATGGCAGGATCAACAGCTTTAACAGGAGGGCATGGAACAGCAGCAGCAATATCACAATCAATTAATAGTAATATTGCAGCCTCTGTAGCAATAGCAGCAGCTACTTTTGGTTTAATTGCAGGATCGATGATAGGTGGACCTATATCAAGACATTTGATAGAAAAATACAATTTACTGGATAAATATATTTCTATAGATGATAAGGAAAAAATAGATCATGATGAAAGTTTCTTTGAACAAGAGAAAGCAACTAGTTTAAATGGTGAAAAATTTGTAAGAGCATTTTTTGCAATATTATTAGCTATGGCTGTAGGGACCATTTTAAATTATTTTTTCAAAATGTGTGGATTAAAACACCTGCCATATTATTTAGGACCTATGTTTGTGGCATCTATTATTAGGAATATAACAGATGCAGTAGATTCTTTCGTAAACTCGCCGATGCAAGAAATAAAGATAGTTGAAAATATATCTTTGAATATATTCTTGTCTATGGCATTAATGTCTTTAAGATTATGGGAATTAATCAATTTAGCGATACCGATAGCTATTTTATTAATAGTTCAAACAATTATTACTGCTCTATATACAAGATATATAACATTTTATGTCATGGGAGCTAACTATGATGCTGCAGTAATTGTTGCAGGGCATTGTGGATTTGGAATGGGTGCAACACCTAATGGTATAACAAATATGGAAACAATTTGTGATAAGTATAAATATTCAAAATTAGCATTTTTTACTGTTCCTATAGTAGGGGCCTTATTTATCGATTTTTTCAATGTAGCAATAATAACAGGCTTTATATCATATATAAAATAG